In one window of Helianthus annuus cultivar XRQ/B chromosome 17, HanXRQr2.0-SUNRISE, whole genome shotgun sequence DNA:
- the LOC110921544 gene encoding aldehyde oxidase GLOX translates to MAVNFNNQSFFFFLLATLSLLPLIISDNPSPPPPPPQTTVPPPQTYPQWPPKPTNLEPRKPLGTWALLQRSIGISAMHMQLLHNNKVVIFDRTDFGPSNLSLPFGEYCGIRDEFLRPDCTAHSILYDVASNSFRPLYVQTNVWCSSGAVNPTGTLVQTGGYFSGDHKIRLFTPCNDDSCDWVELKRNLTVQRWYSSNHILPDGNIIIVGGRRAYNYEFFPRNPIGSGSLSFFNLTFLWETNDYLEENNLYPFLHVLPDGNLFVFANQRSILLDYVSGRVVREFPPLPGEKRSYPSTGSSVLLPITIHENGLPISEPGSGSGAVEVMICGGAQGGSFPMAERGVYMAASRTCGRMSVTDAHPYWVMEKMPLRRVMPDMILLPNGDVLIINGAGRGTAGWENAVEPALHPVLYEPRKRLFTVLNPTRRPRMYHSSATLLPDGRILVGGSNPHVAYEFSGVNYPTDLSLESFSPPYMDERYAYYRPVISTVEYDVDESISYGQYFAIAVTMSLSGVDRRVMVTLVAPSFTTHSFAMNQRVLVLYVDVVEQVSLFEYRVTVRAPLSPNVAPPGYYMLFVVHDGIPGHAVWVRLH, encoded by the coding sequence ATGGCGGTAAACTTCAACAaccaatctttcttcttcttccttcttgccACCTTATCTCTCCTCCCACTTATCATCTCCGACAacccttcaccaccaccaccaccaccacaaaccACCGTACCACCACCACAAACCTACCCCCAATGGCCACCAAAACCTACAAATCTTGAACCAAGAAAACCCTTAGGAACATGGGCTCTTCTCCAACGCAGTATAGGCATCTCCGCCATGCACATGCAACTCCTCCACAACAACAAAGTTGTCATCTTCGACCGGACCGATTTCGGCCCCTCGAACCTCAGTCTCCCTTTCGGCGAATACTGCGGTATTCGCGACGAATTCCTTCGCCCCGATTGCACCGCTCACTCCATCCTATACGACGTCGCTTCCAACTCTTTCCGCCCACTTTACGTCCAAACCAACGTCTGGTGCTCCTCCGGCGCCGTCAACCCCACCGGAACCCTTGTCCAAACCGGCGGTTACTTCTCCGGCGACCACAAAATCCGCTTGTTCACCCCTTGCAACGATGATTCTTGCGATTGGGTTGAATTAAAACGGAATTTAACCGTTCAAAGATGGTATTCTTCCAACCACATTCTCCCCGACGGGAATATTATTATTGTCGGTGGCCGGAGAGCGTATAACTACGAGTTTTTCCCGCGAAACCCGATCGGTTCGGGTTCGTTAAGCTTCTTTAATCTCACTTTCTTGTGGGAAACAAATGATTATCTAGAGGAGAACAATTTATACCCGTTTTTACACGTTTTACCCGACGGAAACCTCTTCGTTTTCGCGAACCAACGTTCGATTTTACTCGATTACGTCTCGGGTCGGGTCGTCCGTGAGTTCCCGCCGCTCCCGGGCGAAAAACGGTCGTACCCGTCAACCGGGTCGTCGGTTTTGCTCCCGATCACAATTCACGAAAACGGGCTACCGATTTCCGAACCCGGGTCGGGGTCGGGGGCGGTGGAGGTGATGATATGTGGCGGGGCCCAAGGCGGGTCGTTCCCGATGGCGGAGCGTGGGGTCTACATGGCGGCGTCAAGGACGTGTGGACGGATGAGCGTCACAGACGCTCATCCGTACTGGGTAATGGAAAAAATGCCTTTGAGAAGAGTAATGCCGGATATGATATTGTTACCAAACGGTGACGTTTTGATTATTAATGGAGCCGGTCGAGGAACCGCCGGTTGGGAGAATGCGGTTGAACCGGCTTTGCATCCGGTTTTGTATGAACCGAGGAAGAGGTTATTCACTGTGCTCAACCCCACGAGAAGACCTAGGATGTACCACTCATCCGCTACATTACTGCCAGATGGCAGGATCTTAGTGGGTGGGAGCAATCCACACGTGGCATATGAGTTTAGTGGAGTTAACTACCCAACTGACTTAAGCTTGGAGTCTTTTTCCCCTCCTTATATGGATGAAAGGTATGCTTATTATAGACCGGTAATCTCAACCGTTGAATACGATGTTGATGAGAGTATATCCTACGGTCAGTATTTCGCGATCGCGGTTACCATGAGTTTGAGTGGTGTGGATCGACGGGTAATGGTAACGCTTGTTGCGCCATCGTTTACTACTCATTCGTTTGCGATGAACCAACGGGTGTTGGTTTTGTATGTCGATGTTGTGGAGCAAGTGTCGTTGTTTGAGTATAGGGTGACGGTGCGCGCGCCCTTATCGCCTAATGTTGCACCCCCCGGGTATTATATGTTGTTTGTCGTGCACGATGGGATCCCTGGTCATGCGGTTTGGGTCCGGTTGCATTGA